From the genome of Nicotiana tabacum cultivar K326 chromosome 17, ASM71507v2, whole genome shotgun sequence:
CCTGCAGGTGAAATAAAATATACTAAGATTCACACAAATTAAATCACAGAAGTAGTCGGTCTGATGAAGTCTAAAATCTTATCACACCAACTGATCATCAGCTCATAGATCAAATGTACTTTTTTGTATTTGTTTTCTCAAGTCATATTCAAACTCAAAACCTGAAAAAGCCAAGGAGGATTATTCAATGAATCTTGTCTAAATTGCTCTTCAACATTCGGATTACTTTGTCTTGCACCAAGCTGAAAACTCGGATTCGAGACGGGAAAATTCTCAAGTCCCCATTTATGGCCATTTAGATCATTTCTTGGATTTCTTGCTGAAGTTGAAGGCTTTATAATTTGGCTAGAAGAGCCCGTGgaattagaagaagaaaaacttgGTGCAGAATCAGAATTAGCTGTTTTTCTCCTGCGGTTGTAACTTGACAGGCCTAAAGTTAACTCGAGTTCAGTCTCATCTTCAATATTATTATCTTGACCAACTGATTCTGCAATATGCTCTTGATCATTTGGCCTTATTTCCAAGTCAAAACATTGACGGGTCTTCTTGTTTGAATCAAGAATATTATGATGGTTGACCACTTGATCTTTCACTTGTTGCCGGCTACTTGACATGTTTTTCATCAGTAATTTCTGGGTTTGATATAGACGATGAAGTTCGTACACCTGTGATTCGGAGAGAACATGAAATTAACATTCGTGCATACAAGTGTGCAACCAAAGACAAATATATAATGAATCAGAGTGTGATCttattataattataaaatttaaatGTCTTTTCACATGTGTATACATATAGCTCGAGTAAAAGTGAAATAGTTTAGAAGAATATATATGGGGATGGGAGAAGTACTGAGTACTATTTAGATTACCTGCTCTCTGAAGATTTCCTCGTGTTTTAACATGGCCATCTTCATGTATTCCTTATCGTAGGGATTGAGAAGCTTCTCCATTTTCAAAGCTGCCTCGGATTTTAGATTGCTTGAAACTGAAGAAattctaagaagaagaagaagggacgTTTCTTTAATTCCACTCAATATCGGACGGAATTTTGAGTTAATGTATATCCCCACTTTTAAATCTctacataaaagaaacagaaatctgggtaagttTCTTGAAAGTGAATAAAGAAATAGTAGTCATTTATTTGTAGTATAAAGTAAGTTGATAGATGTCAAAGGCTGCTATCAGGCTTCCGAAGTTGTCGCACAAATGTTTTTGATGACTGAAGGAAATTAACGCACCCCTTTTATGGCATGTATGATTTTGTTTGTAATCCTTACATAATTACTGTCAGTTTGGGCCACGgcaataattaataatattacaaTTCCTATAGAGCATGTCTTAATATCACTATCATATGAACAGTAGTTATCGTGTAAAATCAAGTGCATACCAAGAAAAATACAAGATATTTTTCGCCAAAACAATATGCACATGCATCTCCGCCAATTAAAGCCAGTGCTTATCCTCGACTGCtactacttttttttttccttcgaAGTTTCTGCAAGTTTCTTCAATTGTTGGGTTATAAGGAAGAAGCATATCAAGATAACTGTTGCAGAAGCGAGCAACTTACATGTTGAGTTGTACTATTTAATTCCCTTTAGTGTATGAAAGAAATTAAGGAAGAGGTTTGCTAGTCATtagataaaatatttttgagtctaAAACAAAGTGCATAATCAGATAGATCGTTACAAGAATTAAATGTATCATCACCAAAATGACTAAAAGAAGTTGATCGTACCCCAGACTAACACATGCAACCCTTTCATGTATATTAAGTTaatatatctcatatcaagaaacTTAGATTatcaagaaagaaagaacaagaaaaTATGATGTCGACTAAATCTATAACTGGTTAAGGCACCAACATAAGTAAGATAGCAAGTAGAGACGACTGAATTGAGCTTCTTTAATTACCTGTAACGTAGTACTTTTATGAAGAAAAGAGAACAGAAGGcaaaagaggaggaggaggagaattTTGAGGAGCTTGAAAAAACTTGAAACCCAGGCTTTCTTTCTTTTGAAAGAAGAGCTAACAACCCACCTTTGCCTTCACATTCCACAGTATATACTGACCCGaagatagaaataaaagaaaataattaaaagaagaaagaattaaaTAGCATTATTAGGACTGCTGAGGAAGAATTTAAGATTCTCTTTTTACATACACACAGAAATCAAAACAAATGTTGTTGCATTTTTGGAGTTTGAGGAAAAAAGATAGAGACTAGCTAGTTAGGGAAGTAGGGAGGAAGCATGCCAAACAAATCCAGTGGCCTCAACCAATGTGGGTTGAGTTTTGTGAAAGAGATGCCCCAGACAAGTCCAGCACTGCACATAATATTTAAACATTTTCTAATCACGATAACAACATTATTAATACATATATAGTTGTACTGTCATATAATGCAGGGGAAAGAATAATATATAGttgtatatatatgtggatcacACCACAAAGGGGGAGTTTAAggcaatcatcaaaataacagctTAGGAATCACATGCAATACAAGAATACAATATAACCTTAATTCTGTACACAGTTGTCGCAACCTTTACCTTATATACTTGTAATAGAGTCGTATCTGATATTGTCCCCAATCCCCATTCCATTCTTGTGGCCTTAGAAGGGTAGAGAGAAAAGAAAGGTGGCATCACCTGGCCCGCCGACAATAGATCTGATCCTGGCCGTACCTTTTGTGGGTACCCTTTCGTATGATCCAAAAGTTGATCAACTTATCTTGAATATTTACCCACATCATGCTACGCCTCAATTATTGTACAcacaagatatatatatatttttgtaaaacaattatGTGTTCTTAGCTTATGATTacatatttaacttatatacactaaTATAAAAGATTTTTTTACTATTAATACATTTTTATCCATCATCGCAATAGTTATTATGCTATTAATCGCTGGTTACAGTATTGGGCTTGCTACTTATTGATGTACACAATTATGTTTTTTTTGCTCATGATTAAAATTTGGGgtattatcatttttagctcgCGCTAGAAACTATTTACGTTTGGTAGccaaaaaagtatataaaatttgaataatttttatatataacatacaatatatatatatatatatatatatatatatatatatatatatatatatatatatacaaattttatatattttttcgcagtggttatacagtgtcatttttctttaaaaacaaTTTTCCACTATCAGTATAATTCAGTCTTTCATACCAGGTCATTATTTCAGTTTCCAAGTTATCATATTAGTCTTATTGTGAAGTTACTTATTGAAAATCAACTTAATTTAATGGTAAAAATTTTATACCCCTGAAATGTATAGAACTAAAACTCTATGATTAATATTACTAATATAATATATTGTCCATCGATTCTGATTAACTGGATCTTGTCCTTAGCTCCCCACGGTGGCCAACGCATCAACCATCTAAACCTCAATTACATAATGTCATGGACATTGTATGCGACCATGTGATGAGCTTCTTAACTAAATAACTATGTGATGGAAACCATGGCTTAGATTCATTGATTGTTCAATTAGATTGTTTATGTTAGACTGAGTTAAAAGTCACATAGGTCTACGGCCTCGAACATATAAGAGCATGTGCACATTTATAAGACAAACTTGGTTGGATGGATAGACTTCAATTAAATTATTTAGGGGAAAAGAATAATAGAGCTGGGTTTGTCATTGTTGTGTTTTGAGCTGTTCTAATTGGTACAGATGGATTAGAAGATAGAGATATTCCTGTTTGACCGAAAAAGTAATTTTCGACTAAATCAGATATTGATGGGTTAAACTTAACTAATAATAATATTTCTAAATGCGAGTTTTGAAAATATGACTAATGTTATATAGAGCTGGTGGTGGATGGATAACATGCATTTAATATTCCGAAAAGCATGAGCAATAATGGAGAAATAACtagcaataaataataataaatgacacTTAAGTAAATAGTAGaagtgattcacccaataaaggatgaACTAGATGATTGTCCCTcttgacaatgatgagtgacagacaaATCCTACAATGTTCGAATTATTCTCGTATCTGATTAaaaaagtatggaataatatgaacaaaaatcTTGATAAAAAGGTGATGTTCATATCCTTACAAGAGAAAGAGAATCTTTTATTAAAAGTTTGCTCTTATAAGAAATGAATGTCACATGCCCTCATTTATTATCTTTTTTCCTATTTATATGAGACGTATCCCtaacaaaccctaatagtacaagtgcagagaatatccgcTAGAATATTCTCTTTGGTATTCTATTATAAAAACTAGTCGTTACAGCTCTTTCTGTGATGCTCGACTTCGACCATTGCTGATTCCTCGACCACAAGTTTCGATATTTCCTGGTCGACCTCGACTGACTCTTTTTCTCAATATTACCTTGCCCTAAATATTCTGGGGGAAATTTCGACCTATACAATTAGTCTCTCCGCTTATTGAGGTCGGCCTCACACAACCTTGATGAGCGGATTTCGTTTGCTGTGGTCGAGAAAATTGGAGGAGTGGGTCGGGTAGCGATGTTTTAGACGAGCTGATGACGTGGCCTTTCGTGAGCCGTAACTTTTAGGGTTACATTGTTTATACACCAGAGTGACTTCATGACATCATGCGTCATCATGGCATATTTTTTCGATGTTTTGCGTCGTTTCCCGTGCATCTGTCTATTGAGATTGCCGTTTCGGTTCTAGTGCTGAGTAATTATGGCATAATTTCTTGCTTTTGATGCCCAaattcttataaatagggatgtGAGGGCGTTCATTCATTCTTTACGTATTTTTCACATTGAATCCTTATGCCTCCTTCTCCTTACTCCATTGTTGTGTGTCTTCTTTCGTGGTTTCAGTGACTCATGTTGCGTATAACCCTTATTTACTTGGATATCCTTTCTTTTGTCTGAACTATGGCTTATGTGTCCTCTGGTTCCGGTGAGGGAAATAACCTTGTCCCCTTGGCGGTGATTATGCCTCCTCATGCTGATGGCGTCTCTGTTGCCATTGAAGACGAGAACTTACCACGGTGGAAGAAATAATTCCTCGTGGTGATAAAGTTAGGTCTGCCTTCTCAAAGGTGCCTGAAGACGGGCCCGAGACCTCTGAGTCGGCGATGAAAGAGGCCGATCTAGCAGAGCTCAGGGATAAATTCAACATTCCTGATGGCATCGATTTGGTCCATGCAGGGCGGTATGTGGTACAAATCCACCGCCCCGGGTATTGCACGTTCTATGCATACCCCTTCCAGGTTGGCTACGCCCTTCCCCTTCTCCCATTGGCGGAGGAATTTTGCCGTTACTATGGCGTTTGCCCGGCTCAACTCGCCCCATATATCTAAAAGCTCGTCAGGATGCTTACTAAATTTGCGGAATTGACCGGGGTCGAGATCACACTCCAACATCTGATGCACCTCTTCACCCTTAGTTTCTATAGGGGGAAAATGTTGAACCTTCGCCATCGAGGGGGAAAAtgcctggtggtgaagatggatgataagGCGAACCGTCAGTTCTTGCATAATTTTTTCTTTGTCAGAACTGAAGACGTGGTGGCCAACGCAGACGGCTTCCTTGAGACTTGGAATTATACTCGTAAGCGTTTAATCTTTCTTGGTTAAAACATTTGATCTGCCTGTTTAGTCGTAGGTTTTGAACTCTTGTTCCCTTCTTGTGTAGCCAAGACTACGCCCCCTCTTTTGGTCGGGGATATTTCCAATTGGGTTGGCCGGGTTCTGCCTCACATCGTGGGAATTCGCGAGTGGTCGGGCTTTTTCAAGAAGTTCGGGCTGGCTCCTTCCTTGACTGGTGAGTTTgtctatttatttttgttttggcCTCTTAGTCGCCTACTTCTTATAGTTTGCTTTTGATGATAGTGATAACTTTATTTCGATTCTTTCTTTTCCAGCCCAAGGATCTTCGAGGAGGCCGAGAGCTCCCCCTCCTGCATGCCGAAAGAGGAAAGTTGCCTTCTCTTCGGCGTTTATCCCCCTACGACCGCGGCTAGGCCTACTCGTTCATCTGCTTCTATTCCCTGCTAGACCGCGGCTAGGTCTTCTCAATATTCGGTCCCATCTACCGCTGCCTCAGCATCGGTTTCTTCTCCGCCTGCAAATATTTCGACAGCGGAGCTTCCGGCTTCTCCTTTGTTCCGTCTTATGGACGAGAAGGAGGAATCATCGCTGAGCGATGAGAATTTGGTTCCCCGCAAGAGAAGGTTGGTGGATGTCGGTGACGAGGTTGTCCGCGCTGTAGATTTCATGATGGATGACTTTGTCATTCACGAGACGGTAACCATAATACTTGAAGCTGACGTCGAGCAGAAAGCTGACGTCGAGCAATGGTCCGCGTGGACCCCTCCAGTCTCACATCGAGCTGGGTAAATCCCTCCTCCATCATCCTCATCTTAACAACATCGAGAGACGGTAACCATAAATCCCGACGTTTTCTGCTAACGACGTCATAATTTGGTTCCCCGCAAGAGAAGGTTGGTGGATGTAGGGGCCGTCGACCTCGGTCCCTTTTGCTCCGACGTGGAGGGTCAAACCCTCTAAGAGCTGGATGATGTTACTTTATCGAGGAGTATAGCCGGCCTCGCTCTCAGAGTAAGTTTTTTGATGCTTCTTGTTTCTGTCTGTTATGTTCAAAATTTTAGGCTTCGTTCTTATTTtgtcttcctttttttctttctcatttagaCCATGATCATGGAAATCGAAAGCGCCCGAAAAGAGGTGACGTGTAAGGCTATTTTTATGAAGTTGCAGCAAAAATACCGTGAGTACCGTGGAAAGTATTGGGAAATTCGTATGCGGTTTAGTGAGGGCGACAATTTGCAGGCCCTTCAGATGAACTGAAGGAGAAGGATGACGAGCTGGTGAGGGTCATCGAGAGGTGCAACATCCTTAAGGGGACGCTGAGAAATAAAAAGGAAGAGCTCGAGGTTAGCAGGGTCATGGAGGCTCAATGTGGCGATCTCCAGACATAGGTGGTCGAGCTGCGCAGGTAGTTGGAGGAGTGTCGTTTACAGATGGAGGTTCTTCACGACGATATAACTGAGAATCAGAACGAGCTGGAGAGGGCGGAGTCTACTCGGTTGGCGGTTTTGAGGAAGGCGGAGGCCCTCGAGGTAGTGATATGGACTCTCCGTTATGAGCGGGAGAGCGACTTAGAGACAGCAAGACTTAAAGAGGAGCGGCTTGATGAGAGTATTGAGGAATTAGAGAGAGACAACTCCCCCCCTTCAGGACCAAGTGGCCGCCTTAGAGGCTAAGAAGGCTCAAATGCTTGTCCAACCGTCATCTTCTCATATTTCAAATTTCCCAAACATTCCCCGGGACCTGTATGAGGAATGGATTCACGTTGAGGCTCAGTTGGATGTGTTCCAAGATTTGCATGCGGCTGGATATGTTCCTGGGGCCGCCCTTGAAGATGCTCGTGTTAAGGCTTGTGAAGCTTGAATTGCTTACGGGTATGATCCTGCTACGCAAGAGGCCGGTGGGGGGGACGAAGATGTAGACCAACTTGAGTGAAACGCCCGGTATGACGCTGCATATCCTGAGGGCGAAGGAGGCGATAATGAGGGTGTTGTCGGTCGAGAGGGCGATGTAGTTGAGGGCTAAGTCGGCGAGGATGATGCGGGTGATGAGGGCGGTGGCCATtaatcttctttttttctctttttgtataCTTTTGTGTGTAGTTGGTGGCGTCTTCATGAGCCTTTGTAAAAATATTCTAAGTATGAAATATCAGCTTTGTTATGTGCATTTGATTCTCTTCCTGTGGTTCGTACTTGTATGTTTTTTGATTTCGTCGCTTGGTTGTCTTGATTTTCTAGCCGTGATCACTTGGTTCGAATATGGTCTTATCAAAACCTAACTttgattatggccgagggccagtagATGTTAGGTCAAATAGGGTCGAACATAACATATGTTTGACTATGGCCGAGGGCGGATAGGTGTTGGTTTGAACAAGGT
Proteins encoded in this window:
- the LOC107805273 gene encoding uncharacterized protein LOC107805273 — its product is MEKLLNPYDKEYMKMAMLKHEEIFREQVYELHRLYQTQKLLMKNMSSSRQQVKDQVVNHHNILDSNKKTRQCFDLEIRPNDQEHIAESVGQDNNIEDETELELTLGLSSYNRRRKTANSDSAPSFSSSNSTGSSSQIIKPSTSARNPRNDLNGHKWGLENFPVSNPSFQLGARQSNPNVEEQFRQDSLNNPPWLFQVLSLNMT